A DNA window from Gemmatimonadaceae bacterium contains the following coding sequences:
- a CDS encoding alpha/beta hydrolase has translation MRGEFVDVGGVRLYYYAAGSRGIGEPIVFIHGFPTSSHLWGDVVPLVPKGHRVVVLDLLGYGRSDPPGGADLSLRAHAERVVLLLDALGINYATIVGHDIGGGIAQSLAIRHPTRVARLCLINSVAFGAWPGTEVKLVRATMPLTRHLPATWILSVLRADLLRGYVASERGTHSIEQYVRPFASEPGRDVLVSHLAALDSGETKALEPRLKDIVAPTAIVWGGEDPFLPRAIGQRLADSIRGATLDVVPDVRHFTPEEAPERVAAALTTLLSR, from the coding sequence GGAGTCAGGCTCTACTACTACGCCGCCGGTTCACGGGGCATTGGTGAGCCGATCGTCTTCATCCACGGCTTCCCAACGTCGTCCCACCTGTGGGGCGATGTAGTTCCGCTCGTCCCCAAGGGGCACCGGGTGGTCGTCCTGGACCTGCTCGGCTACGGGCGCAGCGACCCGCCGGGTGGCGCCGACCTCTCGCTCCGCGCCCACGCCGAGCGCGTGGTGCTGCTGCTGGACGCGCTCGGGATCAACTACGCGACCATCGTCGGCCACGACATCGGCGGCGGGATCGCGCAGTCGCTAGCCATCCGCCATCCCACCCGCGTCGCCCGGCTCTGCCTGATCAACTCGGTCGCCTTCGGCGCCTGGCCTGGAACCGAGGTCAAGCTCGTCAGGGCCACCATGCCGCTCACGCGTCACTTACCGGCGACGTGGATTCTCTCGGTGTTGCGGGCCGACCTGCTGCGGGGCTACGTCGCGTCGGAGCGGGGGACGCATTCGATCGAGCAGTACGTGCGCCCGTTCGCATCGGAGCCGGGGCGCGATGTGCTCGTCTCGCACCTGGCCGCGCTCGACTCCGGGGAAACCAAAGCGCTGGAACCGCGGTTGAAGGATATCGTGGCCCCGACGGCGATCGTGTGGGGAGGAGAGGACCCTTTTCTCCCGCGAGCGATCGGTCAGCGGCTGGCCGACTCGATTCGCGGTGCCACGCTCGACGTGGTGCCCGATGTCCGCCACTTTACGCCCGAGGAGGCGCCGGAGCGTGTCGCCGCGGCGTTGACTACCCTGCTCTCCCGATGA
- a CDS encoding tetratricopeptide repeat protein has product MTAPRLDALRAMVARSPGNALARFGLANELLKAGLWEEAAVELRAYLAAHDDEGNAYGRLAEACVALGRNDEAREALRQGIAAAQRFGHPGMAHDLAGRLEDLEDSA; this is encoded by the coding sequence ATGACTGCCCCTCGCCTCGACGCCCTTCGCGCCATGGTTGCCCGGAGCCCGGGCAACGCCCTGGCGCGTTTTGGCCTGGCGAACGAACTGCTCAAGGCGGGGTTGTGGGAGGAAGCCGCGGTGGAGCTGCGCGCCTACCTGGCCGCGCACGACGACGAGGGGAATGCCTACGGGCGGCTGGCCGAGGCGTGCGTGGCGTTAGGCAGGAACGACGAGGCACGGGAGGCGCTGCGACAGGGGATCGCCGCGGCGCAGCGGTTTGGACACCCCGGCATGGCACACGACCTGGCGGGGCGACTCGAAGACCTGGAGGATTCTGCGTGA